A genomic region of Prionailurus bengalensis isolate Pbe53 chromosome D1, Fcat_Pben_1.1_paternal_pri, whole genome shotgun sequence contains the following coding sequences:
- the ZDHHC24 gene encoding probable palmitoyltransferase ZDHHC24 isoform X1: MLEPDYNRIRLLEPEHSFRTWMVDPEDVSFIHLQIFNEHLLCASYCYQCQSQVPPRSGHCSACRVCILRRDHHCRLLGRCVGFRNYRPFLCLLLHAAGVLLHVSVLLGPALSALLRAHAPLHIAALLLLPWLMLLTGRVSLAQFALAFVTDTCVAGALLCGAGLLFHGMLLLRGQTTWEWARGQHSYDLGPCHNLQAALGPRWVLVWLWPFLASPLPGDGITFQTAADVGLTAS, encoded by the exons ATGTTAGAACCAGATTATAATAGGATCCGCTTGTTAGAGCCGGAACACTCTTTTAGAACCTGGATGGTAGATCCTGAAGACGTATCATTCATTCActtgcaaatatttaatgagcacctgctatgtgcaaG TTACTGCTACCAGTGCCAAAGCCAGGTGCCACCACGCAGTGGGCATTGCTCCGCCTGCCGCGTCTGCATCCTTCGTCGGGATCACCACTGTCGCCTGCTGGGCCGCTGCGTGGGATTCCGCAACTACCGGCCCTTCCTGTGCCTGTTGCTTCATGCTGCGGGCGTCCTGCTCCATGTCTCTGTGCTGCTGGGTCCCGCCCTGTCGGCCCTCCTGCGAGCCCATGCGCCCCTCCACATCGCGGCCCTCCTCCTGCTGCCCTGGCTCATGCTGCTCACAG GCAGAGTGTCTCTGGCGCAGTTTGCCTTGGCCTTTGTGACCGACACGTGTGTGGCAGGTGCACTGTTGTGCGGGGCTGGGCTGCTCTTCCATGGAATGCTGTTGCTGCGGGGCCAGACCACGTGGGAGTGGGCTCGGGGCCAGCACTCTTATGATCTGGGCCCTTGCCACAACCTGCAGGCGGCCCTGGGGCCCCGCTGGGTCCTCGTCTGGCTCTGGCCCTTCCTGGCCTCCCCCTTGCCCGGAGACGGGATCACCTTCCAGACTGCAGCTGATGTGGGCCTCACAGCCTCCTGA
- the ZDHHC24 gene encoding probable palmitoyltransferase ZDHHC24 isoform X2, with the protein MGQPWAAGSAEGAPARLPLVLTALWATAVGLELAYVLVLGPGPPPLGPLARALQLVLAAFQLLNLLGNVGLFLRSDPSIRGVMLAGRGLGQGWAYCYQCQSQVPPRSGHCSACRVCILRRDHHCRLLGRCVGFRNYRPFLCLLLHAAGVLLHVSVLLGPALSALLRAHAPLHIAALLLLPWLMLLTGRVSLAQFALAFVTDTCVAGALLCGAGLLFHGMLLLRGQTTWEWARGQHSYDLGPCHNLQAALGPRWVLVWLWPFLASPLPGDGITFQTAADVGLTAS; encoded by the exons ATGGGGCAGCCCTGGGCGGCGGGGAGCGCCGAGGGGGCGCCCGCGCGGCTGCCCCTCGTGCTCACTGCGCTGTGGGCCACGGCTGTGGGCTTGGAGCTGGCCTATGTGCTAGTTCTGGGTCCCGGGCCACCCCCGCTGGGACCCCTGGCTCGGGCCTTGCAGCTAGTGCTGGCCGCCTTCCAGCTGCTCAACCTGCTGGGCAACGTGGGGCTCTTCCTGCGCTCCGATCCCAGCATCCGGGGCGTGATGCTGGCCGGCCGCGGTCTGGGCCAGGGCTGGGC TTACTGCTACCAGTGCCAAAGCCAGGTGCCACCACGCAGTGGGCATTGCTCCGCCTGCCGCGTCTGCATCCTTCGTCGGGATCACCACTGTCGCCTGCTGGGCCGCTGCGTGGGATTCCGCAACTACCGGCCCTTCCTGTGCCTGTTGCTTCATGCTGCGGGCGTCCTGCTCCATGTCTCTGTGCTGCTGGGTCCCGCCCTGTCGGCCCTCCTGCGAGCCCATGCGCCCCTCCACATCGCGGCCCTCCTCCTGCTGCCCTGGCTCATGCTGCTCACAG GCAGAGTGTCTCTGGCGCAGTTTGCCTTGGCCTTTGTGACCGACACGTGTGTGGCAGGTGCACTGTTGTGCGGGGCTGGGCTGCTCTTCCATGGAATGCTGTTGCTGCGGGGCCAGACCACGTGGGAGTGGGCTCGGGGCCAGCACTCTTATGATCTGGGCCCTTGCCACAACCTGCAGGCGGCCCTGGGGCCCCGCTGGGTCCTCGTCTGGCTCTGGCCCTTCCTGGCCTCCCCCTTGCCCGGAGACGGGATCACCTTCCAGACTGCAGCTGATGTGGGCCTCACAGCCTCCTGA